The stretch of DNA AGTCAGATCGTGGCCGGGCGCCAAGACCAGAACCTGCCGCTGTCTGCCATGCGCACCGCCATCGCCAAGCGGCTCACGGAAAGTAAAAACACAGCGCCCCATTTTTATCTCACCATGGACATCGACATGGATCAGGCGGTCGAGTTCCGCACCACCTTGAACACGCTGCAGACCGAAGTCAAGATCAGCTACAACGATCTCATCGTCAAAGCCACGGCTCGGGCCTTGACTCGGCATCCGATGGTCAACGCCTCCTTTCAGGAACAGAACATCGTTCAACACGGCCGCGTAGACATCGGCGTGGCCGTGGCCATCGAGGACGGACTGATCACGCCGATCGTGCGTCAAGCGGATCGTAAAAGCATCCTCGAGATCTCGCAAGAGGTCCGCACGCTGGCGGAAAAAGCACGAACACGCAAGCTGTTGCCCGATGATTACACCGGCTCGACGTTCACCATCAGCAATCTGGGCATGTACGACATCACCCATTTTACCGCCATCATCAATCCGCCCGAGGCGGCCATCCTGGCGGTGGGCAGCGTGCGCAGGATTCCCGTGGTGCGTGAAAACCAGGTGGTGCCGGGCTGGCGTATGCAGGTCACGCTCTCCTGCGATCATCGGGTGGTCGACGGCGCCACCGGCGCGCTGTTCCTGCAAGAGCTGAAAAGGTTATTGGAAAACCCAGTGGCCATGCTGCTGTAACGCGCTTTCTGCCGGCCGGCGATCCCTTGACCGTCATCACCCATCTTTGAAAGGAATAAAAAGATGAAAAGATCCGGAATCAGCCTATAAGCGGCTGGCGACCTTGTGGTGGTTTGGTGGAGGGGCTGCGCGAGCAATAAACCCACTACCGGCGACCTGATGCAGGAAAGCGAAAGAAAATTTCGCGAAGCATTCCGGGATCTCTACATCACGCCGGGTAAATAATGCACCGGTATGAAGGCCAACTGAAACGGACGGGAAGGACCTCTGCGCGTGCAGGATAACAGACGGTGTTTAACGGCTCAGCGAAAAGTGAAACGGTGGCACCGTGATTGCAGCTGCTATGTCATGGTTGCGCTGGCGACCATTGCGCTGGGCCTGACCTCTCGCACTGGTTTCAATCTTTTTCCCCAGGCGTTGGGCAAGTATCCCGGCGACGTTTTTTGGGCTCTGCTGTTCTTCCTGATTCTTGCGATCGTTAGACCTGCTTGGTCCACAAGGGCGCTGGCGATCCTGACTTTCGGGATCTCCTGCGCCGACGAGATCAGCCAGCTTTATCAGGCCCCATGGATCAACGCCATCCGCGCAACCGCGCCCGGTCACATCGTACTCGGCTCCGCCTTCTCCTGGCTGGATATTCTCGCCTATGTTGTGGGCATCGGTTTCGGTATCTGTATTGACTGGCTCCTTTTCAGCACATCGCACAAGGCCGCCAGGCGTTCTGAAAACGCCCCATTTTTGTCTCAGCATAGATAGCGACCGGAACAGGCCGATCGAATTACGCCCTCCTTGAACACGCTGCTGACCGCAGTCAGAATCAACAACCACATGCATACGCCAAGGCACATACACAATCAGCCCCGATACTCAACGCTTGTCTCGGGACAGGAGCAGAGATCGCCTGTGTGCGTCCACGA from bacterium encodes:
- a CDS encoding 2-oxo acid dehydrogenase subunit E2; the protein is AERGLDLRRIAGSGTGGRIIVRDINAAPVPAVAPAAVPSAVSQIVAGRQDQNLPLSAMRTAIAKRLTESKNTAPHFYLTMDIDMDQAVEFRTTLNTLQTEVKISYNDLIVKATARALTRHPMVNASFQEQNIVQHGRVDIGVAVAIEDGLITPIVRQADRKSILEISQEVRTLAEKARTRKLLPDDYTGSTFTISNLGMYDITHFTAIINPPEAAILAVGSVRRIPVVRENQVVPGWRMQVTLSCDHRVVDGATGALFLQELKRLLENPVAMLL
- a CDS encoding DUF2809 domain-containing protein — protein: MVALATIALGLTSRTGFNLFPQALGKYPGDVFWALLFFLILAIVRPAWSTRALAILTFGISCADEISQLYQAPWINAIRATAPGHIVLGSAFSWLDILAYVVGIGFGICIDWLLFSTSHKAARRSENAPFLSQHR